In a single window of the Papaver somniferum cultivar HN1 chromosome 8, ASM357369v1, whole genome shotgun sequence genome:
- the LOC113306001 gene encoding ABC transporter G family member 11-like isoform X1 — translation MAAANDNVPRYIPSLSPSKSPLPLLSNGTCSTMEMESPWTASNEQQRGFSDPPNSSCAAAGVSLTWDDLWVTVPSSGSGRSGNNNNGRALLEGLNGYAQPGEILAIMGPSGSGKSTLLDALAGRLASNTEQSGSIKVNGRKQASAFGTSAYVTQDDALTTTLTVKEYVYYSAMLQLPKSMTSSEKKERAEKTIREMGLQEEMNTRIGGWSSKGLSGGQKRRVSICIEILTRPKLLFLDEPTSGLDSAASYHVMDRIVNLTQQCGMTVIASIHQPSSEVFDLFHNVCLLSYGRTIYFGPTSAAYEFFTFSGFPCPTMRNPSDHYLRTINKDFDKVSLIKNVDIEQGFVGNKQATTDEAINILVDSYKSSQFFLLVKHRVSEISNKEGRVLEKGNQANFFTQSFVLTRRSFVNMYRDLGYYWLRLGVYVLVSICLGTIFYDIGHNFGSIQARGSMLMFVATLLTFMSIGGFPSFTEDLMIFGRERLNGHYGVAAFVIANTLSSIPYLLVNTLIPGAIAYYLVGLQKGVEHFFFFVLVMFISVILVESLMMVVATMVPNYLMGIIIGAGIQAIMMLNAGFYRLPDELPNLFWKYPIYYIAFHRYAIEGLYKNEFEGLSFPKNQGSVSSTITGEEILVTIWHMPMSYSKWIDMVILFGMVVLYRLIFFSIIKISEKIKPILPTFRCIT, via the exons ATGGCTGCAGCAAACGATAATGTGCCAAGATATATACCAAGTCTAAGCCCAAGTAAATCACCTTTACCACTTCTTAGTAATGGAACATGTTCAACAATGGAGATGGAATCACCATGGACAGCTTCAAATGAGCAGCAAAGAGGATTTAGTGACCCCCCTAATTCTTCTTGTGCAGCAGCTGGGGTTTCATTGACATGGGATGAtttatgggtaactgtaccttcATCAGGAAGTGGTAGAAGtggcaacaacaacaatggtagAGCTCTACTTGAAGGGCTTAATGGGTATGCTCAACCAGGTGAGATCTTGGCTATTATGGGTCCTTCTGGTTCTGGAAAATCAACTCTTCTTGACGCATTAGCAG GAAGACTCGCATCGAACACTGAACAATCGGGGTCAATTAAAGTAAATGGTCGAAAGCAAGCATCGGCATTTGGAACGTCG GCTTATGTCACTCAAGATGACGCACTCACAACAACGTTAACGGTTAAAGAATATGTTTACTACTCTGCTATGCTCCAACTACCTAAATCCATGACAAGTTCTGAAAAGAAAGAGAGAGCAGAAAAAACAATAAGAGAAATGGGATTACAAGAAGAAATGAACACAAGAATTGGAGGGTGGAGCAGTAAAGGACTTAGTGGAGGACAAAAACGAAGAGTAAGCATTTGTATAGAGATTTTAACACGTCCAAAACTTCTCTTTCTAGACGAACCCACAAGTGGTCTCGACAGTGCAGCATCTTATCATGTCATGGACAGGATTGTGAACCTCACGCAACAATGTGGAATGACAGTTATTGCGTCCATTCACCAACCAAGCAGTGAAGTTTTTGATCTCTTCCATAACGTTTGTCTACTTTCTTATGGCAGAACAATTTACTTTGGACCAACTTCTGCAGCATATGAG TTTTTCACATTTAGTGGATTCCCTTGCCCAACAATGAGAAACCCATCAGATCATTACCTGAGAACAATTAATAAGGACTTTGATAAAGTAAGTCTTATCAAAAATGTGGATATTGAGCAAGGTTTTGTGGGAAACAAACAAGCAACTACAGATGAAGCAATCAACATATTAGTGGACTCATACAAGTCATCTCAGTTCTTTCTACTAGTAAAACATCGAGTATCTGAAATATCAAACAAG GAAGGGAGGGTACTTGAGAAAGGAAATCAAGCTAATTTCTTCACGCAGTCTTTTGTCCTAACAAGAAGGTCATTTGTGAACATGTATCGTGATTTAGGTTACTACTGGTTACGTCTTGGAGTCTATGTTTTAGTATCTATTTGTCTTGGTACGATATTCTATGACATTGGCCACAATTTTGGTTCGATACAG GCTAGAGGTTCAATGCTTATGTTTGTAGCTACATTATTAACTTTCATGTCAATTGGTGGATTTCCTTCTTTCACAGAGGATTTGATG ATATTTGGCCGAGAAAGGTTAAACGGGCATTACGGTGTTGCAGCCTTCGTAATTGCGAATACACTTTCCTCTATACCTTACTTGCTTGTAAACACCTTAATACCTGGAGCTATTGCTTATTACTTAGTTGGTCTTCAAAAAGGAGTcgagcatttttttttctttgttctagtAATGTTCATATCAGTAATATTAGTCGAGAGCTTAATGATGGTCGTGGCTACTATGGTTCCTAATTATCTTATGGGTATAATAATAGGAGCAGGAATTCAAGCTATTATGATGCTAAATGCTGGGTTCTATAGACTACCGGATGAACTTCCAAATCTTTTCTGGAAATACCCAATTTATTATATTGCATTTCATAGGTATGCAATTGAAGGACTCTACAAGAATGAATTTGAAGGATTAAGTTTTCCTAAGAATCAAGGAAGTGTCTCATCAACTATTACTGGTGAAGAAATTTTAGTAACAATATGGCATATGCCTATGAGTTACTCAAAATGGATTGATATGGTTATTCTATTTGGAATGGTGGTTTTGTATAGACTAATATTCTTTAGCATTATCAAGATTTCTGAAAAAATTAAACCAATACTACCAACCTTTAGATGTATAACATAA
- the LOC113301720 gene encoding short-chain dehydrogenase TIC 32, chloroplastic-like isoform X2, whose product MWLFKRKGPSGFSFSNTAEDVTHDIDGTGLTAIVTGASSGIGSETARVLAMRGVHVVMGVRNMAAGKDVKETILKANSSAKVDAMELDLSSMASVRKFSSEFKSLDLPLNILINNAGVMACPFMLSHDNLEMQFATNHLGHFLLTDLLSETMKSTASKSSIEGRIVNISSEVHRLAYKEGIRFDKINDRSEYNQLWAYGQSKLANILHANELTRRFKAFPLLLGNLRSKMFSRGHQQHVMSHCTRMSKV is encoded by the exons ATGTGGTTGTTTAAGAGAAAAGGTCCATCTGGTTTCTCATTCTCAAACACAGCTGAAGATGTAACTCATGATATTGATGGAACTGGTCTCACTGCCATCGTTACTG GTGCTTCAAGTGGTATTGGTTCTGAAACTGCACGTGTTCTTGCTATGCGTGGAGTTCATGTAGTCATGGGAGTTAGGAATATGGCTGCTGGTAAAGATGTTAAGGAAACAATACTAAAAGCAAACTCTTCAGCTAAAGTTGATGCTATGGAGCTAGATCTCAGTTCCATGGCATCGGTGAGAAAATTTTCTTCTGAGTTCAAGTCGCTAGATCTCCCCCTAAACATTCTTAT TAACAATGCAGGAGTCATGGCATGTCCCTTCATGCTTTCCCATGATAATTTAGAGATGCAGTTTGCAACAAACCATCTAG GTCATTTTCTTTTGACAGATCTTTTGTCTGAGACCATGAAAAGTACTGCGAGCAAAAGTAGCATAGAGGGAAGAATTGTTAATATATCATCAGAAGTTCACCGCTTAGCATACAAAGAAGGGATTCGTTTTGACAAAATCAATGATCGATCAGA GTACAACCAACTCTGGGCATATGGGCAGTCAAAACTTGCAAATATATTGCATGCCAATGAGCTAACAAGACGTTTCAAG GCCTTTCCTTTACTCTTGGGAAACCTGCGGTCAAAAATGTTCAGCAG GGGGCATCAACAACATGTTATGTCGCATTGCACCCGAATGTCAAAGGTGTAA
- the LOC113301956 gene encoding short-chain dehydrogenase TIC 32, chloroplastic-like, producing the protein MWLFKRKGPSGFSFSNTAEDVTHDIDGTGLTAIVTGASSGIGSETARVLAMRGVHVVMGVRNMAAGKDVKETILKANSSAKVDAMELDLSSMASVRKFSSEFKSLDLPLNILINNAGVMACPFMLSHDNLEMQFATNHLGHFLLTDLLSETMKSTASKSSIEGRIVNISSEVHRLAYKEGIRFDKINDRSEYNQLWAYGQSKLANILHANELTRRFKEGGVQITANSLHPGIIMTNILRHHNIIGGLSFTLGKPAVKNVQQGGSTTCYVALHPNVKGVSGEYFMDNNISAPISQAQDTNLAKKLWDFTINLIHS; encoded by the exons ATGTGGTTGTTTAAGAGAAAAGGTCCATCTGGTTTCTCATTCTCAAACACAGCTGAAGATGTAACTCATGATATTGATGGAACTGGTCTCACTGCCATCGTTACTG GTGCTTCAAGTGGTATTGGTTCTGAAACTGCACGTGTTCTTGCTATGCGTGGAGTTCATGTAGTCATGGGAGTTAGGAATATGGCTGCTGGTAAAGATGTTAAGGAAACAATACTAAAAGCAAACTCTTCAGCTAAAGTTGATGCTATGGAGCTAGATCTCAGTTCCATGGCATCGGTGAGAAAATTTTCTTCTGAGTTCAAGTCGCTAGATCTCCCCCTAAACATTCTTAT TAACAATGCAGGAGTCATGGCATGTCCCTTCATGCTTTCCCATGATAATTTAGAGATGCAGTTTGCAACAAACCATCTAG GTCATTTTCTTTTGACAGATCTTTTGTCTGAGACCATGAAAAGTACTGCGAGCAAAAGTAGCATAGAGGGAAGAATTGTTAATATATCATCAGAAGTTCACCGCTTAGCATACAAAGAAGGGATTCGTTTTGACAAAATCAATGATCGATCAGA GTACAACCAACTCTGGGCATATGGGCAGTCAAAACTTGCAAATATATTGCATGCCAATGAGCTAACAAGACGTTTCAAG GAAGGTGGAGTTCAAATAACGGCTAATTCACTTCATCCAGGAATTATTATGACCAATATCTTAAGGCATCACAACATTATAGGCG GCCTTTCCTTTACTCTTGGGAAACCTGCGGTCAAAAATGTTCAGCAG GGGGGATCAACAACATGTTATGTCGCATTGCACCCGAATGTCAAAGGTGTAAGTGGAGAGTATTTTATGGACAACAACATTTCGGCACCAATCTCACAGGCACAAGATACAAACTTAGCCAAGAAACTGTGGGATTTCACCATCAATTTGATTCATTCGTAA
- the LOC113301720 gene encoding short-chain dehydrogenase TIC 32, chloroplastic-like isoform X1 — protein MWLFKRKGPSGFSFSNTAEDVTHDIDGTGLTAIVTGASSGIGSETARVLAMRGVHVVMGVRNMAAGKDVKETILKANSSAKVDAMELDLSSMASVRKFSSEFKSLDLPLNILINNAGVMACPFMLSHDNLEMQFATNHLGHFLLTDLLSETMKSTASKSSIEGRIVNISSEVHRLAYKEGIRFDKINDRSEYNQLWAYGQSKLANILHANELTRRFKEGGVQITANSLHPGIIMTNILRHHNIIGGLSFTLGKPAVKNVQQGASTTCYVALHPNVKGVSGEYFMDNNISAPSSQAQDTNLAKKLWDFTINLIHS, from the exons ATGTGGTTGTTTAAGAGAAAAGGTCCATCTGGTTTCTCATTCTCAAACACAGCTGAAGATGTAACTCATGATATTGATGGAACTGGTCTCACTGCCATCGTTACTG GTGCTTCAAGTGGTATTGGTTCTGAAACTGCACGTGTTCTTGCTATGCGTGGAGTTCATGTAGTCATGGGAGTTAGGAATATGGCTGCTGGTAAAGATGTTAAGGAAACAATACTAAAAGCAAACTCTTCAGCTAAAGTTGATGCTATGGAGCTAGATCTCAGTTCCATGGCATCGGTGAGAAAATTTTCTTCTGAGTTCAAGTCGCTAGATCTCCCCCTAAACATTCTTAT TAACAATGCAGGAGTCATGGCATGTCCCTTCATGCTTTCCCATGATAATTTAGAGATGCAGTTTGCAACAAACCATCTAG GTCATTTTCTTTTGACAGATCTTTTGTCTGAGACCATGAAAAGTACTGCGAGCAAAAGTAGCATAGAGGGAAGAATTGTTAATATATCATCAGAAGTTCACCGCTTAGCATACAAAGAAGGGATTCGTTTTGACAAAATCAATGATCGATCAGA GTACAACCAACTCTGGGCATATGGGCAGTCAAAACTTGCAAATATATTGCATGCCAATGAGCTAACAAGACGTTTCAAG GAAGGTGGAGTTCAAATAACGGCTAATTCACTTCATCCAGGAATTATTATGACCAATATCTTAAGGCATCACAACATTATAGGCG GCCTTTCCTTTACTCTTGGGAAACCTGCGGTCAAAAATGTTCAGCAG GGGGCATCAACAACATGTTATGTCGCATTGCACCCGAATGTCAAAGGTGTAAGTGGAGAGTATTTTATGGACAACAACATTTCGGCACCAAGCTCACAGGCACAAGATACAAACTTAGCCAAGAAACTGTGGGATTTCACCATCAATTTGATTCATTCGTAA
- the LOC113306001 gene encoding ABC transporter G family member 11-like isoform X2 — translation MAAANDNVPRYIPSLSPSKSPLPLLSNGTCSTMEMESPWTASNEQQRGFSDPPNSSCAAAGVSLTWDDLWVTVPSSGSGRSGNNNNGRALLEGLNGYAQPGRLASNTEQSGSIKVNGRKQASAFGTSAYVTQDDALTTTLTVKEYVYYSAMLQLPKSMTSSEKKERAEKTIREMGLQEEMNTRIGGWSSKGLSGGQKRRVSICIEILTRPKLLFLDEPTSGLDSAASYHVMDRIVNLTQQCGMTVIASIHQPSSEVFDLFHNVCLLSYGRTIYFGPTSAAYEFFTFSGFPCPTMRNPSDHYLRTINKDFDKVSLIKNVDIEQGFVGNKQATTDEAINILVDSYKSSQFFLLVKHRVSEISNKEGRVLEKGNQANFFTQSFVLTRRSFVNMYRDLGYYWLRLGVYVLVSICLGTIFYDIGHNFGSIQARGSMLMFVATLLTFMSIGGFPSFTEDLMIFGRERLNGHYGVAAFVIANTLSSIPYLLVNTLIPGAIAYYLVGLQKGVEHFFFFVLVMFISVILVESLMMVVATMVPNYLMGIIIGAGIQAIMMLNAGFYRLPDELPNLFWKYPIYYIAFHRYAIEGLYKNEFEGLSFPKNQGSVSSTITGEEILVTIWHMPMSYSKWIDMVILFGMVVLYRLIFFSIIKISEKIKPILPTFRCIT, via the exons ATGGCTGCAGCAAACGATAATGTGCCAAGATATATACCAAGTCTAAGCCCAAGTAAATCACCTTTACCACTTCTTAGTAATGGAACATGTTCAACAATGGAGATGGAATCACCATGGACAGCTTCAAATGAGCAGCAAAGAGGATTTAGTGACCCCCCTAATTCTTCTTGTGCAGCAGCTGGGGTTTCATTGACATGGGATGAtttatgggtaactgtaccttcATCAGGAAGTGGTAGAAGtggcaacaacaacaatggtagAGCTCTACTTGAAGGGCTTAATGGGTATGCTCAACCAG GAAGACTCGCATCGAACACTGAACAATCGGGGTCAATTAAAGTAAATGGTCGAAAGCAAGCATCGGCATTTGGAACGTCG GCTTATGTCACTCAAGATGACGCACTCACAACAACGTTAACGGTTAAAGAATATGTTTACTACTCTGCTATGCTCCAACTACCTAAATCCATGACAAGTTCTGAAAAGAAAGAGAGAGCAGAAAAAACAATAAGAGAAATGGGATTACAAGAAGAAATGAACACAAGAATTGGAGGGTGGAGCAGTAAAGGACTTAGTGGAGGACAAAAACGAAGAGTAAGCATTTGTATAGAGATTTTAACACGTCCAAAACTTCTCTTTCTAGACGAACCCACAAGTGGTCTCGACAGTGCAGCATCTTATCATGTCATGGACAGGATTGTGAACCTCACGCAACAATGTGGAATGACAGTTATTGCGTCCATTCACCAACCAAGCAGTGAAGTTTTTGATCTCTTCCATAACGTTTGTCTACTTTCTTATGGCAGAACAATTTACTTTGGACCAACTTCTGCAGCATATGAG TTTTTCACATTTAGTGGATTCCCTTGCCCAACAATGAGAAACCCATCAGATCATTACCTGAGAACAATTAATAAGGACTTTGATAAAGTAAGTCTTATCAAAAATGTGGATATTGAGCAAGGTTTTGTGGGAAACAAACAAGCAACTACAGATGAAGCAATCAACATATTAGTGGACTCATACAAGTCATCTCAGTTCTTTCTACTAGTAAAACATCGAGTATCTGAAATATCAAACAAG GAAGGGAGGGTACTTGAGAAAGGAAATCAAGCTAATTTCTTCACGCAGTCTTTTGTCCTAACAAGAAGGTCATTTGTGAACATGTATCGTGATTTAGGTTACTACTGGTTACGTCTTGGAGTCTATGTTTTAGTATCTATTTGTCTTGGTACGATATTCTATGACATTGGCCACAATTTTGGTTCGATACAG GCTAGAGGTTCAATGCTTATGTTTGTAGCTACATTATTAACTTTCATGTCAATTGGTGGATTTCCTTCTTTCACAGAGGATTTGATG ATATTTGGCCGAGAAAGGTTAAACGGGCATTACGGTGTTGCAGCCTTCGTAATTGCGAATACACTTTCCTCTATACCTTACTTGCTTGTAAACACCTTAATACCTGGAGCTATTGCTTATTACTTAGTTGGTCTTCAAAAAGGAGTcgagcatttttttttctttgttctagtAATGTTCATATCAGTAATATTAGTCGAGAGCTTAATGATGGTCGTGGCTACTATGGTTCCTAATTATCTTATGGGTATAATAATAGGAGCAGGAATTCAAGCTATTATGATGCTAAATGCTGGGTTCTATAGACTACCGGATGAACTTCCAAATCTTTTCTGGAAATACCCAATTTATTATATTGCATTTCATAGGTATGCAATTGAAGGACTCTACAAGAATGAATTTGAAGGATTAAGTTTTCCTAAGAATCAAGGAAGTGTCTCATCAACTATTACTGGTGAAGAAATTTTAGTAACAATATGGCATATGCCTATGAGTTACTCAAAATGGATTGATATGGTTATTCTATTTGGAATGGTGGTTTTGTATAGACTAATATTCTTTAGCATTATCAAGATTTCTGAAAAAATTAAACCAATACTACCAACCTTTAGATGTATAACATAA